TCGGTGCCGGGAAGGCGCCCTGCGACTGCTGCTGCTGGGTGGTCTGCGTTGATTGTGCCGCCGGCTGAGCGGTTTGATCCGGCGGCGGCGCGGTGGTGCGCTTGCGGACGATCTTGTGCTTGGGCGGCGGGGCACCCTGCGCCGGTGCCGCCTCGGGCTGGGCCTCGCCATCGACCTCGCCGGGGGGCGCTTCAGCCGGCGCGGCTGCGGTCGCGGCCGGCTGCCTGGTCTTCTTGCCCTTGGCGGATTTCGACGATTTCGCCGGCTCAGCCGGCGGCGGCTCGGCCGGCAGTGCCGCGACGGCAGGCGCATCCTGCTGCTGCTGCGCGCCCTTATACATGTCCTTCGGCACGCCCTGCTCGAGACCCGGCACGCCCTCGGGGAAGACGGGCTTGCGTTCGCCCGGCAGCTTCTTCTTGGTGTCGAGGAAGTCGAGCAGATCGCTCGGATCGAAGCCGCCGCTGGAGCAGCCGCCCAGGACGCCCGTAAAGGCGATCAGGACAGCGGCTGTGATCAAACGTGGCGTACGGCGCATATCGATATCTCGTCTTAGCTCACTTGACCGTCAGCTCTCGATCAGCTCTTGGCGACGGGCGGCAGCAGGGCCTGGAGCGCCTCGGCGCGCGAGCGCAGGCCCGGCGGCGTTTCGCCGTCCTCGGCGATCGCGTCGACCCATTTGCGGGCCGCGGTCATGTCGTTGTTGCGCCAGGCCGACAGCGCCAGGATCTCGCGGGCGCTGTGGCGGAAGGTCGATTTGGGCTCGGCAGAGGTTTCCAGCCGCTGCTGGATGTCGGCGTAGCTCGCGTTGTCCACCAGCAAACCGGCGGCGCGAATCCTGGCAAGATCCCGCCACTCGCTGCCGACGCTGCTGTCAGCGGCGATGTCGTCATACATCTTGGCCGCAGCCTTGGGATCGCGGGCGGATGCTTCGGCCGCGGCGCGGAGCCGCGCCAGGGTGCGGTAGCCAGATGGGGCCTTGGCAGCGAGGTCGGCAAAGGCCGTCTCGGCCTCCGCGTGCTTGCCCTGCTCCGACAGCTCAACGGCCTTCTCGAAGACGGCGCCGGCCTCGGCGGCCCTCTTGGCCTCAAGGTACTGGTAGCCGCGCCAGCCGCCCACGGCCGCCACGACGAGCACCATGAGGGCGATGAAGTAGAGCGAA
This portion of the Bradyrhizobium diazoefficiens genome encodes:
- a CDS encoding tetratricopeptide repeat protein encodes the protein MSELFDEVDEEVRREQLKKLWDKYSLYFIALMVLVVAAVGGWRGYQYLEAKRAAEAGAVFEKAVELSEQGKHAEAETAFADLAAKAPSGYRTLARLRAAAEASARDPKAAAKMYDDIAADSSVGSEWRDLARIRAAGLLVDNASYADIQQRLETSAEPKSTFRHSAREILALSAWRNNDMTAARKWVDAIAEDGETPPGLRSRAEALQALLPPVAKS